A window of Bradyrhizobium sp. AZCC 1610 contains these coding sequences:
- a CDS encoding ABC transporter C-terminal domain-containing protein — MAQHSKQRHEPGVDTAKPCAPVPDMRRLNYFFGQMLGVDDFRSEQNYFREKHKLHNRCLHGYGTVCGLLVKPAPPEKPCKSEQDEVHAKLEAEIARIEKELKEGENWPQDKKDDASKRIEELKQELEHLPKHCPLPPVRPRVLVECGVALDCQGNEIIVRRTETLDLWERLSREERVQLEQGHHEVYVSICFCEKPVSPVRPVQEDSCEPRSDCVYGKLQDSYRFRVSLTQPERDRRCEYCCSCCEDCCLLLARIDCTGATGNLEPEQVDNDVRRRFDLYDSTRIEGINWTHGATYEIEEVDDLLGGEFSGHEKDGGLVFQMSHKVNARTLRRGVVDVWVIRGGRGARSEIYNLDTKIIPVNPDAEGFVRRFRVRSLSDEKLDNGDRVIIMVRGAFILDRCCQPLDGVNVGGFVPILPDERFRRFHKDMLPPVCDRDPYGPPRSGIGVPGGSFESWFYVRRRGESGHAPSHYDEYGLPKGE, encoded by the coding sequence ATGGCTCAGCACAGCAAACAACGTCACGAACCCGGGGTGGACACAGCGAAGCCCTGCGCGCCGGTGCCGGATATGCGGCGCCTGAACTACTTCTTCGGGCAGATGCTCGGTGTCGACGACTTCCGCAGCGAGCAGAACTACTTTCGCGAAAAACACAAGCTACACAACCGTTGCTTACATGGATACGGCACGGTGTGCGGTCTGCTGGTGAAGCCGGCGCCGCCGGAAAAGCCCTGCAAGAGCGAGCAGGACGAAGTGCACGCCAAGCTCGAAGCGGAAATCGCGCGCATCGAGAAGGAACTGAAGGAGGGTGAGAACTGGCCGCAGGACAAGAAGGACGACGCCAGTAAGCGCATCGAAGAGCTGAAACAGGAACTCGAGCACTTACCAAAGCACTGTCCCCTGCCGCCGGTTCGCCCGCGCGTGCTGGTGGAGTGCGGCGTCGCGCTCGATTGCCAGGGCAACGAGATTATCGTGCGGCGCACCGAGACGCTCGACCTGTGGGAGCGGCTAAGCCGCGAAGAGCGCGTGCAACTCGAACAGGGCCACCACGAGGTGTACGTAAGTATCTGCTTCTGCGAGAAGCCGGTGTCGCCGGTGCGCCCCGTGCAGGAAGATTCCTGCGAACCAAGATCCGACTGCGTGTACGGCAAGCTTCAGGATTCCTACCGCTTCCGGGTGTCGTTGACGCAGCCCGAGCGCGACCGGCGTTGCGAATACTGCTGCAGCTGCTGCGAGGATTGCTGCCTCCTGCTGGCGCGCATCGACTGCACGGGTGCGACCGGCAACCTCGAGCCGGAGCAGGTCGACAACGACGTGCGCCGTCGCTTCGACCTCTACGACTCCACACGGATCGAGGGTATCAACTGGACGCACGGCGCTACCTACGAGATCGAAGAAGTAGATGACTTGTTAGGCGGAGAATTCTCCGGCCACGAGAAGGACGGCGGCCTGGTGTTCCAGATGTCGCACAAGGTCAATGCGCGCACCCTGCGGCGCGGCGTGGTCGATGTCTGGGTGATCCGTGGCGGCCGCGGCGCGCGCTCGGAGATCTACAACCTCGACACCAAGATCATCCCGGTGAACCCCGATGCGGAAGGTTTCGTGCGCCGCTTCCGAGTACGTTCGCTGAGCGACGAGAAACTCGACAACGGTGATCGCGTGATCATCATGGTGCGCGGCGCGTTCATCCTCGATCGCTGCTGCCAGCCGCTCGACGGCGTGAACGTCGGCGGATTCGTGCCGATATTGCCCGACGAAAGGTTCCGGCGATTTCACAAGGACATGCTACCGCCAGTCTGCGACCGCGATCCCTACGGACCGCCGCGCTCTGGCATTGGCGTGCCTGGTGGCAGCTTCGAGAGTTGGTTCTACGTTCGGCGACGCGGCGAGAGTGGACACGCGCCCTCGCACTACGACGAATACGGCCTGCCCAAGGGAGAGTGA